The following are encoded together in the Drosophila sechellia strain sech25 chromosome 3R, ASM438219v1, whole genome shotgun sequence genome:
- the LOC116801383 gene encoding transmembrane GTPase fzo — translation MAESDSGESTSSVSSFISRSSSSSRLSEFVDAKTELQDIYHDLSNYLSNFLTILEDSVLLKDRQMLEHLCAFSSRVEAIAKVLSRDRMKVAFFGRTSNGKSAVINALLHEKILPSAMGHTTSCFCQVQANDSDETEHVKVEQEHMELSALRELASAHSPGALKPSTLLQVNMAKNRCSILDYDVVLMDTPGVDVTAQLDDCLDSYCMDADVFILVLNAESTVSRVERQFFKDVASKLSRPNLFILNNRWDKASSMEPEMEQKVKDQHMERCVNLLVDELGVYSTAQEAWERIYHVSALEALHIRNGHIKNPSAQTKERYQEFLRFENDFSNCLAVSALKTKFGPHLLSAQKILNQLKSTLISPFIEKVSRLIDENKERRANLNAEIEEWELEMQDEREDLQYCFEELTEMTQRLGRCVLNDQIKTLMPSAVLSFSHPFHPEFPAQISQYQRSLCAHLDNLLEDRVLQCLSIPLQRKILDMEKEMGLQITEKSCDWQLIYGLDCQSYMRNFQPDLRFRFSLGFTALWHRIEGNLPLHASPFRTQRLRNGHKKCLPLPPLVHGNHWQMLASLVKSKGSLGTVLLGAMAIRSFNWPIVMILGGLVGSFYIYEYAAWTTAAQERSFKSQYSRLLQQRLRTDVQQTVSGFELQLRQHLAKVRNCWEARSNETLNDLNVRIAELTKQIQSMEVLQLSLKKFRDKGQLLASRLGDFQETFLTKS, via the coding sequence ATGGCGGAATCTGATTCGGGAGAAAGTACTTCGTCGGTGTCCTCGTTTATATCCCGCTCATCGTCGTCTTCGCGATTGAGTGAGTTTGTGGACGCCAAGACAGAGCTGCAGGATATATATCACGATTTGAGTAACTACCTGTCCAATTTCCTAACCATTTTGGAAGACAGTGTCCTGTTAAAAGATCGACAAATGCTGGAACACCTGTGCGCCTTCTCAAGCAGAGTGGAGGCCATTGCAAAGGTACTTTCGCGTGATCGAATGAAGGTGGCATTTTTTGGACGCACCTCAAACGGAAAAAGTGCTGTGATCAATGCCCTTTTGCATGAAAAAATCCTGCCCAGCGCCATGGGCCACACCACCAGTTGCTTTTGCCAAGTGCAGGCTAATGACTCGGATGAAACCGAGCACGTAAAGGTCGAGCAGGAGCATATGGAACTGAGTGCCCTAAGGGAACTGGCCAGTGCACATTCTCCAGGTGCCCTGAAACCCTCAACTCTGCTGCAGGTCAATATGGCCAAGAACCGATGCTCGATCTTGGACTACGACGTGGTTCTGATGGATACACCTGGAGTGGATGTAACAGCGCAACTGGACGACTGTCTAGATAGCTACTGCATGGATGCGGATGTTTTCATCCTAGTTCTCAATGCCGAGTCCACTGTTTCGCGCGTGGAAAGGCAGTTCTTCAAGGACGTGGCGTCCAAACTCTCGCGTCCAAATCTCTTTATACTCAACAATCGATGGGATAAGGCCAGCAGTATGGAGCCGGAAATGGAGCAGAAGGTAAAGGATCAGCATATGGAACGCTGCGTTAATCTGCTAGTGGATGAGTTAGGTGTTTATTCCACTGCGCAGGAAGCCTGGGAAAGGATCTATCATGTGTCAGCACTGGAGGCGTTGCATATAAGGAATGGTCACATTAAGAATCCCTCGGCACAAACAAAAGAGCGATATCAGGAGTTCCTGCGTTTCGAAAATGATTTTTCGAATTGCCTTGCGGTGTCAGCGTTAAAAACAAAGTTTGGGCCACACTTGCTCAGTGCGCAGAAGATTTTAAACCAGTTAAAATCCACGCTGATAAGCCCTTTCATAGAGAAAGTAAGTCGTCTTATAGATGAGAATAAGGAGAGGAGAGCAAACTTGAATGCGGAAATAGAAGAGTGGGAATTAGAAATGCAAGATGAAAGAGAAGACCTTCAATACTGCTTCGAAGAACTGACTGAAATGACACAAAGATTAGGTCGGTGCGTATTAAACGACCAGATAAAAACGTTAATGCCCTCGGCTGTGCTATCATTCTCGCATCCATTTCATCCGGAGTTCCCAGCACAAATAAGCCAGTACCAACGCTCTTTATGTGCCCATTTGGATAATCTTCTTGAAGATCGAGTCCTCCAATGTCTCTCCATACCGCTACAGAGAAAAATATTAGATATGGAGAAAGAAATGGGACTTCAGATCACCGAGAAATCTTGCGATTGGCAGCTAATCTACGGCCTGGATTGCCAATCCTATATGAGGAACTTTCAGCCAGATCTTAGGTTTCGGTTTTCCTTGGGCTTTACTGCCCTGTGGCATCGTATTGAAGGAAACCTACCATTGCACGCAAGTCCATTCCGAACTCAAAGGTTACGAAATGGTCACAAGAAATGTTTGCCCCTGCCTCCTTTAGTTCACGGAAACCATTGGCAGATGCTGGCATCTTTGGTTAAGTCCAAAGGCAGCCTTGGAACCGTTTTGCTGGGCGCCATGGCCATCCGTTCGTTCAACTGGCCAATTGTAATGATCCTTGGTGGGCTCGTCGGATCCTTCTACATCTACGAGTACGCCGCTTGGACGACTGCCGCCCAAGAGCGAAGTTTCAAGAGCCAGTACTCCAGGCTCTTGCAACAACGTCTGCGGACGGATGTACAGCAAACTGTCAGCGGGTTTGAGCTCCAGTTGCGACAGCACCTGGCAAAAGTCCGAAATTGCTGGGAAGCCCGGTCCAATGAGACTCTGAATGACCTGAACGTGAGGATCGCGGAGCTGACCAAACAAATACAATCGATGGAGGTGTTGCAGCTGAGCCTAAAGAAGTTTCGGGACAAGGGACAGCTGCTGGCCAGTCGATTGGGGGACTTTCAAGAGACCTTCTTGACCAAGAGCTGA